Proteins encoded in a region of the Raphanus sativus cultivar WK10039 chromosome 8, ASM80110v3, whole genome shotgun sequence genome:
- the LOC108819085 gene encoding uncharacterized protein LOC108819085, with the protein MNGASWADQWDNSGTTVVRSGGGGTVSNSNTAKYKEKFGHGVDKTKAVASSGFKKLKAGSAVGFRWVKDKYHKTTNKH; encoded by the coding sequence GGGGCATCGTGGGCTGACCAGTGGGACAACAGCGGCACCACCGTCGTCAGAAGCGGTGGAGGTGGAACTGTGTCGAACTCAAACACGGCTAAGTACAAGGAGAAATTTGGACATGGAGTAGACAAGACAAAAGCTGTGGCTTCTTCGGGTTTTAAAAAGCTCAAGGCTGGTTCTGCCGTTGGTTTTCGTTGGGTCAAGGACAAGTATCACAAAACCACAAACAAACATTGA
- the LOC108819084 gene encoding two-component response regulator ARR7 yields MAVGEVMRMDVPTGGDLTVSLPELHVLAVDDSVVDRKVIERLLRISSCKVTTVESGTRALQYLGLDGNTGASDLKDLKVNLIVTDYSMPGLTGYDLLKKIKESSTFREVPVVIMSSENILTRIEQCLKEGAEEFLLKPVKLSDVKRIKQLIMKNEAEDCKTLTHSNKRNLGEDADTSSSSSSSSSSSSSGDDSYVKDFPSSKRMKLESEQFSSFL; encoded by the exons ATGGCTGTTGGTGAGGTCATGAGGATGGACGTTCCCACCGGTGGAGATCTGACTGTTAGTTTGCCTGAACTACATGTTCTAGCTGTCGACGATAGTGTTGTGGACCGTAAAGTCATCGAGAGATTGCTAAGAATCTCTTCTTGCAAAG TGACAACTGTAGAGAGTGGGACTAGGGCTTTGCAGTATCTTGGCTTAGATGGAAACACAGGAGCTTCTGATCTTAAG GATTTGAAGGTGAATTTAATAGTGACGGATTACTCAATGCCAGGACTAACAGGATATGATCTTCTCAAGAAGATTAAG GAATCTTCTACATTCAGAGAAGTACCTGTAGTGATCATGTCATCTGAGAACATCTTAACTCGTATAGAACA atgttTGAAGGAAGGAGCTGAGGAGTTCCTGTTAAAACCGGTGAAGCTCTCAGATGTCAAGCGAATAAAACAACTTATAATGAAAAATGAAGCAGAGGACTGCAAAACCTTGACCCATTCTAACAAGAGAAACCTTGGAGAAGATGCTgatacatcatcatcatcatcatcatcatcatcatcatcatcaagtgGTGATGATTCTTATGTCAAGGACTTTCCATCTTCAAAACGGATGAAATTAGAATCTGAGCAATTTTCTTCTTTCCTTTGA
- the LOC108822554 gene encoding uncharacterized protein LOC108822554: MAEDFARAVEDGLKLSKRIYFGNDRAVAAPTLASPMERSSPSQAYLPSSPMVYAVIPDPGIVDNPDLPSYQPHVHGRCDPPALIPLQMNAIELDVDCYLDTALVTVTGTWRVHCVMGSKRCDCRIAIPMGEHGSILGVEVEVPRKSYTTQLITAQDGNQLEKTTQTQSGGFLKPNIFTLTVPQVDGGTNLSIKMSWSQKLTYNEGEFFLDVPFNFPEYVTPAVKKISKREKIYLSVDAGTGTEVLCKGCSHQLKEKMRNAGTLRFSNEADVLKWSNTDFSFSYTASSSNIVGGLFLQSAPVQDVDQRDVFSFYLFPGKQQKTKAFKREVVFVVDVSKSMAGKPLEDVNNAISTALSKLSPGDSFNIITFSDDTSLFSTSLELVTPDAVERGVEWMNKNFVVADGTNMLPPLEKAVEMLSNTRGSLPMIFFVTDGSVEDERHICNVMKKRLASGGSVSPRIHTFGLGVFCNHYFLQTLANLSRGQHESVYNTDHIEERLDKLFTRALSTVLLNIAIEPLQDLDEVEVYPSNIPDLTSSSPLMIYGRYRGKFPENVKANGLLGDFSSFSVELTVQSAKDMPLDKVFAKNVIDLLTAEAWFLEDKQLKEKISKLSIQTGVPSEYTRMIQLDNTEEASKANDTGVKKKTASSNGEKQKMISRTIPLQNFGIGFGDITATRENVPPGYGEQREPDAAEKFVKAASSCCVSLCNKCCCMCCVQCCTKLNDQCVLVFTQLFTALACIACFECCSNVCCACGGED, from the exons ATGGCGGAGGATTTCGCAAGGGCGGTGGAAGACGGTCTTAAACTCTCGAAACGTATTTACTTCGGAAACGATCGCGCCGTCGCGGCGCCTACGCTAGCGTCGCCGATGGAGAGATCCTCCCCGTCGCAGGCCTACCTTCCTTCTTCCCCCATGGTCTACGCGGTCATACCCGACCCGGGGATCGTGGATAACCCGGACCTGCCTAGCTACCAGCCCCACGTGCACGGCAGGTGCGACCCACCGGCTCTGATCCCTCTCCAGATGAACGCTATCGAGCTCGACGTGGACTGTTACCTCGACACGGCTCTCGTCACCGTCACGGGAACGTGGCGTGTCCACTGCGTCATGGGAAGCAAGAGATGCGATTGCCGTATCGCTATTCCTATGGGAGAACACGGTTCGATTCTTGGTGTTGAGGTCGAGGTTCCTAGAAAATCTTACACGACGCAACTGATCACGGCTCAAGATGGTAACCAGTTGGAGAAGACGACGCAGACTCAAAGTGGAGGGTTTTTGAAACCAAACATATTCACTCTTACTGTACCACAG GTTGATGGAGGTACCAATCTCTCTATAAAGATGTCTTGGTCTCAGAAGCTGACGTATAACGAAGGAGAGTTTTTCCTAGACGTTCCTTTCAACTTTCCTGAGTATGTGACTCCTGCTGTAAAGAAAATCTCCAAGAGGGAGAAGATTTACTTGAGTGTTGACGCCGGAACCGGAACAGAAGTTCTTTGCAAAGGATGCAGTCATCAACTTAAG GAGAAAATGAGGAACGCAGGGACGTTGAGGTTTTCAAATGAAGCAGATGTTTTGAAATGGTCAAATACAGATTTTAGCTTTTCTTATACG GCCTCTTCAAGTAATATAGTTGGTGGACTTTTTCTTCAATCTGCACCTGTCCAAGATGTGGATCAGAGAGATGTATTCTCATTCTATCTTTTTCCAGGAAAGCAGCAAAAAACTAAG GCATTCAAGAGGGAGGTTGTGTTTGTTGTTGATGTAAGTAAAAGCATGGCTGGAAAACCTCTCGAGGATGTAAACAATGCGATATCCACAGCTCTATCCAAGCTTAGTCCTGGAGATTCCTTTAACATTATCACTTTCAGTGATGATACTTCTCTGTTTTCAACCTCACTGGAGTTGGTTACTCCAGATGCTGTTGAAAGAGGCGTTGAGTGGATGAACAAGAACTTTGTTGTCGCAGATGGTACTAACATGCTCCCTCCCTTAGAGAAG GCTGTGGAAATGCTTTCGAATACACGTGGCTCCCTTCCTATGATCTTCTTCGTAACAGATGGGTCTGTTGAAGATGAGAGACACATTTGTAATGTAATGAAGAAACGTCTTGCTAGTGGTGGATCAGTGTCTCCACGGATACACACTTTTGGGTTAG GTGTATTCTGTAATCACTACTTCTTACAAACGCTTGCAAATCTATCTAGGGGCCAGCATGAATCGGTTTATAATACAG ATCACATCGAAGAACGGTTAGACAAATTGTTTACAAGGGCTTTATCCACTGTTCTTCTGAATATAGCAATAGAGCCTCTGCAGGATCTTGATGAAGTTGAG GTATACCCTTCGAATATTCCTGATCTGACGTCTTCAAGTCCATTGATGATATATGGGAGATACAGAGGAAAGTTCCCTGAGAATGTGAAAGCCAATGGTCTGCTAGGAGATTTTAGCAGCTTCTCTGTAGAGCTGACTGTACAAAGTGCAAAAGATATGCCTCTTGATAAA GTGTTTGCAAAGAATGTGATTGACTTGCTTACTGCTGAGGCATGGTTCTTGGAAGACAAACAGCTCAAAGAAAAG aTTAGTAAACTAAGCATCCAAACCGGCGTACCATCTGAGTATACTAGAATGATCCAACTAGACAACACAGAAGAAGCATCAAAAGCCAATGACACTGGCGTAAAGAAAAAG ACAGCGAGCAGCAACGGCGAGAAACAGAAGATGATATCAAGAACAATCCCACTGCAAAACTTTGGGATAGGCTTTGGTGATATAACGGCTACCAGAGAGAATGTTCCACCAGGATATGGAGAACAGAGAGAGCCTGATGCTGCTGAGAAGTTCGTGAAGGCTGCTTCGAGCTGTTGCGTCTCCTTGTGCAACAAATGTTGCTGCATGTGCTGTGTCCAATGCTGCACCAAGCTCAATGATCAATGTGTCCTTGTCTTCACGCAGCTCTTCACAGCGCTTGCTTGCATCGCTTGCTTTGAGTGTTGCTCAAATGTTTGCTGTGCATGTGGTGGAGAGGACTAG
- the LOC108822880 gene encoding uncharacterized protein LOC108822880, whose translation MVKSSEIVKKLNLRSHQEGGFFYETFRDSSVILSTSHLPPTFKVDRAVSTSIYFLLPSGNVSRLHRIPMAETWHFYLGEPLTVVEIHDDGKLKFTCLGPDLIEGDQKPQYTVPPNIWFGSFPTKDFHFPHDGNLLRTEPRDSENHFSLVGCTCAPGFQFEDFELAKRSHLLSLFPQHESLITMLSYPE comes from the exons ATGGTGAAGTCTTCAGAGATCGTGAAGAAGCTCAATCTCAGGTCTCACCAAGAAGGTGGTTTCTTCTATGAAACGTTCAGAGATTCTTCTGTCATCCTCTCCACCTCTCATCTCCCACCCACCT TCAAGGTGGACAGAGCTGTGAGCACAAGCATCTACTTCTTGCTTCCTTCTGGTAACGTTTCACGTCTTCATCGCATTCCAATGGCTGAAACCTGGCACTTCTATTTGGGTGAACCCCTCACT GTAGTGGAGATCCACGACGATGGGAAGTTGAAATTCACGTGTCTTGGTCCTGACTTGATTGAAGGCGACCAGAAGCCTCAGTACACTGTCCCTCCAAACATCTGGTTTGGTTCGTTTCCGACAAAGGATTTTCATTTCCCTCACGATGGGAATCTGCTTAGAACTGAGCCTAGAGACTCCGAGAACCATTTCTCTCTTGTTGGATGCACCTGCGCTCCTGGTTTCCAGTTTGAGGACTTTGAGCTTGCGAAACGCTCTCACCTCTTATCGCTGTTTCCTCAGCACGAGTCGCTTATCACAATGCTCTCTTATCCTGAGTGA
- the LOC108819552 gene encoding uncharacterized protein LOC108819552, with the protein MYRTAAKRLLGAGLITNRLLRIRSPKLTSTIIPSSHTSNLCTQSMVNTESPISNQSGPTAASTATGEGTRRKPRPEIQEEQARVLSASLRHVPRLGWTEEAMMAGSRDVGVSPSIVGSFSRKETALVEYFMDECLQLLIDRVDSGLDLQNMIPSERISKLVRIRLEMQVPYMSKWPQALSIQAHPVNVPTSFKQRAMLVDEIWHSVGDGASDLDWYVKRTVLGGVYSTTEIYMLTDDSPEYRDTWAFLDDRVKDAFDLKKSIQEAKYFAQDIGAGVGKSFEGLMNGVMHTMSTRRGGGGSSSTF; encoded by the exons ATGTACAGAACGGCGGCGAAGCGTCTTCTCGGCGCTGGTTTAATAACCAACCGCCTCCTCCGAATCCGATCTCCCAAGCTCACGTCCACCATCATCCCTTCCTCTCACACTTCCAATCTCTGCACTCAATCGATGGTTAACACTGAATCACCGATTAGCAATCAGTCGGGTCCCACGGCGGCTTCCACGGCTACAGGGGAAGGAACTCGTAGGAAACCAAGACCCGAGATTCAGGAAGAGCAAGCTCGTGTTCTCTCAGCGTCTCTCCGTCACGTG CCGAGGTTAGGTTGGACGGAGGAAGCGATGATGGCTGGTTCAAGAGATGTCGGTGTGTCTCCTTCCATTGTTGGGTCTTTCTCCAGGAAAGAAACTGCTCTTGTCGAG TACTTCATGGATGAATGCCTACAACTGCTTATCGACAGAGTTGACTCTGGATTGGATTTGCAAAACATGATTCCAAGTGAACGCATCTCCAAGCTCGTCAGAATCCGGTTAGAAATGCAGGTTCCTTACATGTCAAAATGGCCTCAAGCTCTCAGCATCCAA GCGCATCCAGTGAACGTACCAACGAGTTTTAAGCAGAGGGCAATGCTGGTTGATGAGATATGGCACAGTGTTGGAGATGGAGCCTCGGATTTAGATTGGTATGTGAAACGCACTGTTCTTGGAGGTGTTTACTCAACCACCGAGATTTACATGCTTACAGATGACTCCCCAG AGTATAGGGATACATGGGCATTCCTTGATGACAGAGTCAAAGATGCTTTTGATCTCAAGAAAAGCATACAAGAG GCCAAGTATTTTGCACAAGACATTGGAGCTGGAGTAGGGAAATCGTTTGAAGGTCTGATGAATGGAGTTATGCACACCATGTCCACACgtcgtggtggtggtggtagtaGCTCTACGTTTTGA
- the LOC108819489 gene encoding photosystem I chlorophyll a/b-binding protein 6, chloroplastic gives MAFAIASALASTLSLSTSRVQNAPGAFSSRVDGRTSERLVVVRAGKEVSSVCEPLPPDRPMWFPGTSPPEWLDGSLPGDFGFDPLGLGSDPETLRWFAQAELIHSRWAMLAVTGILIPECLERLGFIENYSWYDAGSREYFADSTTLFVVQLVLMGWAEGRRWADFIKPGSVDIEPQYPHKVNPKPDVGYPGGLWFDPMMWGRGSPDPVMVMRTKEIKNGRLAMLAFVGFCFQANYSASQDPIENLMAHLADPGHCNVFSAFTSQ, from the exons atGGCTTTTGCCATTGCTTCTGCTCTCGCTTCCACACTCTCTTTATCCACGAGCAGAGTACAAAATGCACCAGGAGCGTTCTCATCACGCGTCGATGGAAGAACGAGCGAGCGTTTGGTGGTGGTTCGTGCCGGCAAAGAAGTTTCTAGTGTCTGTGAACCACTTCCTCCGGACCGTCCTATGTGGTTCCCTGGTACTTCTCCTCCTGAATGGCTAGATGGCAGTCTTCCTGGTGATTTCGGTTTCGATCCTCTTGGTCTAG GGTCTGATCCGGAAACTCTTAGATGGTTTGCGCAAGCTGAGCTCATACATAGCCGGTGGGCCATGCTGGCAGTAACCGGTATCTTAATACCGGAATGTCTGGAGCGGTTAGGTTTCATCGAGAATTATTCGTGGTATGACGCAGGGTCACGCGAGTATTTCGCGGATTCCACTACCTTATTTGTGGTCCAGTTAGTGTTAATGGGGTGGGCTGAAGGTAGACGATGGGCTGATTTTATCAAACCGGGTTCGGTTGACATAGAGCCTCAGTATCCGCACAAGGTGAATCCTAAACCGGATGTTGGTTACCCGGGAGGTTTGTGGTTCGACCCGATGATGTGGGGGAGAGGTTCTCCTGATCCGGTCATGGTTATGAGAACTAAAGAGATTAAAAACGGACGGTTAGCGATGCTTGCTTTCGTTGGTTTCTGTTTCCAAGCTAACTACAGTGCTAGTCAAGATCCAATTGAGAATCTCATGGCTCATCTCGCTGATCCTGGTCACTGCAATGTCTTCTCA GCATTTACATCACAGTGA
- the LOC108823027 gene encoding probable polygalacturonase, which produces MVETLLPSRFHSHLQKLDPKRRLLASTIASHKTLIFTFLWIAAFASVFLWQRTSYIGGYVVGPVSGGRFTVFGRAKPLQPVPRLRPAVFDLKEFGGVGDGVAVNTEAFERAVVEISKLGGSGGGQLNVPPGRWLTAPFNLTSHMTLFLAEDSEILGVEDEKFWPLMPPLPSYGYGRERPGPRYGSLIHGQNLRDVVITGHNGTINGQGQSWWKKHQRRLLNNTRGPLVQIMWSSDIVIANVTLRDSPFWTLHPYDCKNVTIRSVTILAPVTGAPNTDGIDPDSCEDMVIEDCYISTGDDAIAIKSGWDQFGIAYGRPSTNILIRNLIVRSVISAGISIGSEMSGGISNVTIENLLIWNSRRGVRIKTAQGRGGYIKNITYKNVTLDNVRVGIVIKTDYNEHADDNYDRKAYPILSGFSFAGIHGQGVRVPVRIHGSEQIPVRNITFRDMSVGLTYKKKHIFQCSFVKGRVFGSIFPRPCENFDVYDEEGRLVKPAAESNVPDIDYDI; this is translated from the exons ATGGTGGAGACTCTCCTTCCCTCTCGCTTCCACTCCCATCTCCAAAAACTCGACCCTAAGCGCCGCCTCCTCGCTTCCACCATCGCCTCCCACAAGACGCTCATCTTCACCTTCCTCTGGATCGCCGCCTTCGCCTCCGTCTTCCTCTGGCAGCGAACGTCCTACATCGGCGGCTACGTCGTCGGTCCCGTCTCCGGAGGGAGGTTCACGGTCTTCGGCAGGGCTAAACCGTTGCAGCCGGTGCCTCGCTTGAGGCCTGCGGTGTTCGATCTGAAGGAGTTCGGAGGTGTCGGCGATGGGGTCGCGGTTAATACTGAGGCGTTCGAGAGAGCGGTGGTGGAGATCTCGAAGCTTGGAGGAAGCGGCGGCGGGCAGCTGAATGTGCCGCCTGGACGGTGGTTAACGGCGCCGTTTAATCTCACTAGTCATATGACTCTGTTTTTGGCGGAGGATAGTGAGATTCTTGGAGTTGAG GACGAGAAGTTTTGGCCTTTAATGCCACCATTACCTTCATATGGTTACGGTAGAGAGCGTCCTGGACCTCGTTATGGAAGCTTAATCCATGGTCAAAACCTCAGAGACGTCGTTATAACCG GTCATAATGGGACTATAAATGGACAAGGGCAATCGTGGTGGAAGAAGCATCAAAGAAGGCTTCTCAACAATACAAGGGGACCTCTAGTTCAGATAATGTGGTCGAGTGACATAGTTATCGCTAACGTAACGCTGCGTGACTCACCGTTTTGGACTCTACATCCGTATGACTGCAAAAACGTTACGATAAGGAGTGTCACCATCTTGGCTCCTGTGACCGGAGCACCAAACACCGATGGAATTGATCCAG ATTCCTGTGAGGATATGGTGATTGAGGATTGTTACATTAGCACCGGGGATGATGCTATTGCCATTAAGAGTGGTTGGGATCAGTTTGGGATTGCTTATGGACGACCTTCTACAAACATTCTTATCCGTAATCTCATTGTCCGCTCTGTTATCAG TGCTGGTATATCTATCGGAAGTGAAATGTCCGGTGGAATATCAAACGTGACGATCGAGAATCTCCTCATCTGGAACTCACGCCGCGGAGTCAGAATCAAAACGGCACAAGGACGAGGCGGCTACATCAAAAACATAACCTACAAGAACGTAACGCTAGACAACGTACGAGTTGGAATCGTGATCAAAACGGACTACAACGAGCACGCGGACGATAACTACGACCGGAAAGCGTATCCGATACTCTCTGGATTCAGTTTTGCGGGAATACACGGACAAGGAGTGAGAGTGCCGGTCCGAATCCATGGGAGCGAGCAGATTCCTGTGAGGAATATAACGTTTCGGGACATGTCGGTGGGGTTAACATACAAGAAGAAACATATATTTCAGTGTTCGTTCGTGAAAGGACGAGTCTTCGGGTCGATTTTCCCACGGCCATGTGAGAACTTTGATGTTTACGACGAGGAAGGTCGTCTCGTTAAGCCTGCGGCTGAGTCCAATGTGCCGGATATCGATTACGACATTTGA
- the LOC108819036 gene encoding protein TIFY 10A, translated as MMSSSMECSDSAATRRFSRKPGFSLTCSRLSQYLKENGSFGDLSLGMSCKPQVNGNSRQPTTTMSLFPCEAPSMTIGQDIKPENLFTRQPSFSSSSSSLPKEEDVLKTTQTISTTRSVKPEPQTAPLTIFYNGEVIVFNDFSAEKAKEVMNLASKRTANSFTGFTSTLNLAKNQTEVRAPTSNQAPHLMKTAAQQEPIISSSTAMACELPIARRASLHRFLAKRKDRVTSKAPYQLSDPAKASSNNNNTVSWLGLAAQI; from the exons ATGATGTCAAGTTCTATGGAGTGCTCTGATTCCGCCGCTACTCGGAGATTCTCCAGAAAGCCGGGCTTCTCCCTTACGTGTAGTCGGCTGAGTCAGTACCTGAAAGAGAACGGTAGCTTTGGAGATCTGAGCTTAGGGATGTCATGCAAGCCTCAGGTCAACG GCAACTCACGTCAGCCCACAACAACAATGAGTTTATTCCCTTGTGAAGCTCCTTCCATGACGATTGGTCAAGATATTAAACCGGAGAATCTGTTTACTCGGCAACCAAGCTTCTCTTCCTCATCTTCCTCTCTCCCCAAGGAAGAAGATGTCCTCAAAACGACGCAAACCATTTCTACTACTAG ATCTGTGAAACCAGAGCCACAAACTGCACCGTTGACTATATTCTACAACGGGGAGGTGATTGTGTTCAACGACTTTTCTGCTGAGAAAGCCAAAGAAGTGATGAACTTGGCTAGCAAAAGAACCGCTAATAGCTTCACCGGTTTCACATCTACTCTTAACTTAGCCAAGAATCAAACCGAGGTCAGAGCTCCTACCTCTAACCAAGCTCCACATCTCATGAAAACCGCAGCACAACAAGAACCAATCATATCCTCCTCAACTGCAATGGCATGCG AACTTCCTATTGCTAGAAGAGCTTCACTCCATCGGTTCTTGGCCAAGAGAAAGGATAGAGTTACGTCAAAGGCACCATACCAACTAAGCGATCCAGCCAAAGCGTcttcaaacaacaacaacaccgTCTCTTGGCTCGGTTTAGCAGCTCAAATATGA
- the LOC108820846 gene encoding probable carboxylesterase 1 — protein MDSDQELAYDYSPRFRVYKNGTIQRLATETFVPPSLLTPQNGVVSKDAVYSPEKNLSLRIYLPHQALESVDENINKKLPLLIYFHGGAFIMETPFSPAYNTFLTSTVSAAGCIAVSVDYRRAPEHPIPIPYEDSWDAVRWVFTHIAGSGPDDWVNAHADFGRVFFAGDSAGANIAHHTVTRAGKKENGSFGVSGMALFHPFFLSEAILEEQEDGVRRYMEGIWEIACPDSEKGVEDPWINVVGSDLSGLGCGRVLVMLAGKDVLGREGRVYVEKLEESGWGGGVEVVETKDEDHVFHIRNPDSVNARLLVQRFAEFLRYV, from the coding sequence aTGGATTCAGATCAAGAACTCGCATACGACTATTCTCCCAGGTTCCGTGTCTACAAGAACGGCACAATCCAACGCCTCGCCACCGAAACCTTCGTCCCACCTTCACTACTAACCCCTCAAAACGGCGTCGTTTCCAAAGACGCCGTCTACTCACCGGAGAAAAACCTCTCTCTCCGTATCTACCTCCCTCACCAAGCCCTCGAGTCAGTTGACGAGAACATAAACAAGAAGCTCCCACTCCTCATCTACTTCCACGGTGGAGCCTTCATCATGGAAACCCCCTTCTCTCCTGCTTACAACACTTTCCTCACGTCAACCGTTTCAGCCGCCGGCTGCATCGCCGTCTCGGTTGATTACCGCCGTGCGCCCGAGCATCCCATCCCCATCCCGTACGAAGACTCCTGGGACGCGGTCAGATGGGTGTTCACTCATATCGCCGGCTCTGGTCCGGATGATTGGGTGAACGCTCACGCCGACTTCGGGAGAGTGTTCTTCGCCGGAGACAGCGCCGGAGCAAACATCGCTCATCATACGGTGACCAGAGCCGGTAAAAAAGAGAACGGGAGTTTCGGAGTCTCGGGGATGGCTCTGTTTCATCCGTTTTTCTTGTCGGAAGCCATCCTCGAGGAGCAGGAAGACGGGGTGAGGAGATATATGGAAGGGATATGGGAGATCGCGTGTCCGGATAGCGAGAAGGGAGTGGAGGATCCGTGGATCAACGTGGTCGGGTCGGATCTATCTGGATTGGGGTGCGGGCGGGTTTTGGTGATGTTGGCGGGAAAGGATGTACTTGGTAGGGAAGGTAGGGTTTACGTGGAGAAGCTTGAGGAGAGTGGATGGGGAGGTGGAGTTGAAGTGGTGGAGACTAAGGACGAAGATCATGTCTTCCATATAAGGAATCCTGATTCTGTTAATGCTCGTTTGCTTGTTCAGAGATTTGCAGAGTTTTTGAGATACGTTTGA
- the LOC108821191 gene encoding ethylene-responsive transcription factor ERF017 codes for MEGPSSSKYKGVRKRKWGKWVSEIRLPNSRERIWLGSYDSPEKAARAFDAALFCLRGSAAKFNFPDNPPAISGGGNMSRSEIREAAARFANSEENVARDEMVQQEQQQEESTMMEIDSEFLSVLPTVGSGNFASDFGLFPGFDDDFSGEYTGDRFVEQVSPTWNGGYYQGDECYDDGSVSLWNF; via the coding sequence ATGGAGGGACCGTCGTCGTCAAAGTACAAAGGCGTGAGGAAGAGGAAGTGGGGGAAATGGGTTTCGGAGATCAGACTTCCCAACAGCAGAGAACGTATCTGGCTCGGCTCCTACGACTCTCCCGAGAAGGCGGCGCGTGCCTTCGACGCTGCTCTTTTCTGCCTCCGAGGCAGCGCCGCCAAGTTCAACTTCCCCGATAATCCTCCGGCGATCAGCGGCGGAGGAAACATGTCGCGATCGGAGATCCGAGAAGCCGCTGCGAGGTTCGCTAATTCGGAAGAGAATGTCGCGAGAGATGAGATGGTACAGCAGGAGCAGCAGCAAGAGGAGTCGACGATGATGGAGATTGATTCGGAGTTTTTGAGTGTGCTTCCGACGGTTGGTTCGGGTAATTTTGCTTCGGATTTCGGGTTGTTTCCCGGGTTCGATGATGATTTCTCGGGCGAATATACCGGGGATCGGTTTGTAGAACAGGTTTCGCCTACGTGGAATGGTGGTTATTATCAAGGGGATGAGTGTTATGATGATGGCTCTGTGTCTCTTTGGAATTTTTGA